The nucleotide window GAAAGTGCCGCAGACCCCGGACCGCCTTCAccagccagcagctgctggagctggagaaccAGTTCAAGCTGAACAAGTACCTGTCCCGGCCCAAGCGCTTCGAGGTGGCCACCGCCCTCATGCTGACGGAGACGCAGGTACTCGGGACTTGTAATAATGTCGAAATAATAACCTATAATAAAGTACTTGGAGAGCTGGGATTACTGGGATTCATTGAGATGTTCGAAAGTTGATGAATCAGTGGATCTGCTCGCAGgtgaagatctggttccagaaccggcgCATGAAGTGGAAGCGCAGCCGCAAGTCCAAGGACCAgcaggggacggggacgggcGGCCACGCGGGGAGCCGGGCCGGCAAGGCCAGCGACGGCCGCAGGTCCAGCGGCcaggacgacgacgacgactaCCTGcagggcgaggaggaggagaacgaggatgaagaggaggccTTCGGCCCGGCGGTGGGGCGTGGCGTCGCGCTGGCCCACCCGTCCCGCTTCGCCTCGGACCTGAGCTTCAGCTCTCAGAGCTCCTACTCAGACGATGACCTGGAGGACCTCGGCGGGGACGGCAAGCTCAGTGTGGCGTTATGAGGAAGAGGATGGTCTCCGGGCTTCATCTCAATAGGTCACCTAATGTTCCGGCTTCAGAAGAATCCACAAGTTTGAGCAATAAAGACTCACGTTAGGGGGGCAGCAACGTAGGACTTCAGCTCATCTGAAAAACACCACTTACCATGGACCTTctgtatatagaaatatatatgaaGACTTTGCATATTTAAGCTTATTTACCAAATTCATGCCAGACGCTGTTCCaaagaggacagaaaaaaacttgaagcactgcattaaagGGGAGAAATTCCTTTCTCCCGTCGTTTTCTTCTTgctcttttaattttttaggctcttatttaaaattgttctaaattatgtttaatttattgcTTTTTGCAACATGCCACACTGTGACCTGATGATCTGTTGGTATTAAAATGGAACGTGTAATAATTACAATGAGCATTAAAATGATGGGATTGGGCTGTTCAGCTTGTGAAGTTTATTTGACTGCTGGTGTAGGTGCAGGCCCATCGTCTCCATTCCTTTTATGAGTGCGAGATGATTAAAATGCGGTGCGTAATAAACGTGCTTATTGCTCTCAAAATGAATTACTCTGGCAGGTCAGATAATTGAGTTAATGAAGGGGAGGTTAAAGTAATCTTCTCCGTATGGTGGTGTCTGTTCTACAAAGTCATCTGTGAGTGTGTAGCCTGGACACGTTCTTTCTACGACCAACaggacaaaaagaacaaaatgcaaACTGGATATATAATTTACATGGTCAGATATATCCTCCATGTTCATATAAAGGCCATTCTGCTTCTCAGCCCTGATCATTTTGCTTGTTCGtctcttttattattaataatattatttcgTTTTGATGTTGATAAGGCACTATGGGTTTAAAAGAAATTTGCCTCCCTTTTATATTTAGGGGGTAAAAACTGATTTTAATAAAGACGTAAATTAGAAATCGTTCGCTGTAATATTTTTCTCGGGTTTGCGTTATTTCCGCCTTCGCTTTTTTCGTCCCTCTTGTCCCTGCGCGCCACCCGTCGTTGCCATGGCGACGGTAAACTTTTCCCGAGTTTTCCAGTGAAACGCGCGGCAAGTAACGCGGTTACCGGCCGGAAAGTAGAAATCCTGCAGCTCCCACAGTTGGCAGTTGGCGCAAGAAAGGGACATAAACGTAATAACTTGTCCTGCTTATTGGAACGCCTGCTGCGGAGATGCTGGCTGACGTCCGGAGCAAGACCCCGAACTCCGGCCGCCTCTGGACGAAGGTAAATCCAGCCTCAGGTCGTCTCTGGACGAAGGTAAATCCAGCCTCAGGTCGTCTCTGGACGAAGGTAAATCCAGCCTCAGGTCGTCTCTGACATCATATTTCCGACATAATCATCATTTTTGGGGGTTTTATGCTCGACTtttactgccccctgctggtggaAATCCCTCCTGCTCttcacactgtcacacactTCATCCCACAGActgtgtaaagtgtaaagtttgtcacatgtgatacacagcagcacagcacacggtgcacacagtgaaatttgtcctctgcatttaaccatcaccctgagtgagcagtgggcaccatgacaggcgcccggggagcagtgtgtggggacggtgctttgctcagaagTTGCAGTCGGATACTCCGGGAACTGAAGAAGGGTTCACGCCGTTTATTGTCACGTGTACGCGAGAAATTCAAGTTAAAAAGTTGTTATAAATGAATATGAACTGTACTCCAGTATGATGTGCGAGGAGAGAGTTTACTGAGGTGGAGTCTCAACATTACAACCGAGGTAGTTCAGGAGTCTGATGGCAGTGAAGAACCTGATGGTCTCCTGGCGAGCCCTGCAAATGGGGGGAGGAGCCTAAGATAAGAGTATGGGAAAGTTTGGGACGTCCTTGACAATTTGCAGCTGGTTAAACAAAGGTCAGTTGGAGGTGGCTTACTCCTCATTTTGAAGATAACAGTTATTTATCTTGAGATCATTAACAGAAATCGATTTCTgaagcacacacaaatatttctttttttgggtcAGATTTCATATTTGTGCGCATGATCAGTAGTGATTCGAGGTGCCAGCTGGAACATCTCTGGACATCTCTCCAGCCCCCACAGGTCCGCGGGCGCAGCCGCTTCCTCGGGGTGGAGACGTGGGCCGAGCTGGTGTGGGAGAGCTGGGAGCTGGGCAGGGAGTTCACCAAGACCCTGACCCTGAAGAACGTCCACTGCAAGCTGCAGAAGCTCCACTTCAGACCCCCGGCGTCGAGGGCGTTCACCACGCTGTCTCCACAGACCATCACCCTGAGCCCGGGGACGTCGTTCGGCCTGCCGGTCACCTTCCGCCCCCTGGACCTGGTAATAAAAGCAGATGCTGACCAGACGAACGCCAGGGTCCATTTCTCACCCCGTTTACCTCCTGCTAACAGTGTGAACACCACGACAGCATCGAGTTCCAGAGCAGACAGGGCTCCTTCACCGTGTCTCTGAGGGCCTCCGTCCCACAACACGCCCTGCAGCTGCCCGAGGAGGTGTCTCTGCCCATCTGTGCCGTCCAGGGCACCACCCAGACCTCCTTCACCTTCCGCAACGCCAGGCAAGACATCTCAACCCCACCATGGTGTCCTCCACACTGCAGATTAACCGGAAccttctttcactttcagcacGATGGAGACGGGATTTCACTGGGAGGTGGGAGCTCCGTTCCGGCTGTCCCCCGAGAGCGGGGTGCTGGAACCGGGAGCGGAGTCCCGGGTTAACGTGTCCTTCAGGCCACAGGAGGCCAGGCCGTACCAGGAGGAAGCCAGctgtgtgtttggggacggcGGCACGAACAGATGTGCTGTGCTTCTTCGGGGGATCTGTGGGTCACGTTCCTCAAGAAATGTTCTCCACGTAACATGCAGAGTCTGTAGAACGTGTCGTTCTGGTCTCCACAGCGAAGTACCCGCATCTGCAGATCAACGCCGCACCCACGGACCAGGGCTCCAGCCTGCTGCCGTTTGATGAGGTTCCTGTGGGAGGAACCAAGGAGAAGTTCTTCCACCTCCAGAACGTTTCATCCGTATTCAAAACGCTTTTGTTCATTAGACGTAAAAGTGATATTGTGACCTTATTTGACCTTTGGTTTGGGGTTGTCCTCTGTCAGGTCAGTGCGTCCTtccgcctgtcctggctgcggCGTCCTGCTCTGATGGAGCGCGTGTTCGGCTGCGAGCTGCGCGAGGGCCTGGTGTCCCCCGGCTCGTCTGTACGGGTTCCTGTGTCTTTTGCCCCTGTGGCGGTGGACACCTGCAGCGTGGACTATCtgtccctgtcctgtcctggcGCGCCGGGCAGGCGGCTGCTGAAACTCACCGGCTCCGGTTGTGGTCAGTAGCCGCGATCAGTCTCTGTTGCGTGGACCTCGGCGCACGCAGACAGCGTCTCCGTCTCTGTGCAGGCCCCGCCGTGTCCCTCGGCGCGTCCGTGGTGGACTTCGGCCGCGTGGACGAGGGCCAGGGGGCGGAGCGCTCGGTCCGGCTCACGAACTCCGGCACGGCGGAGGCGCACTACCAGTTCGACGTGGGCACCGACGGGCACAGCGTCTTCGTCCTGGACCGTCCCTGCGGCACGGTGCCCGCCCACGGCAGCACCGCCCTCCGGCTGCACTTCCGCCCGCGCCACCCCGTCACCCACCACCGCCGGGTCGCCTGCGTCCTGCTGCACCAGGTCGGCGCCCGCAGGGACAGCTCGAGCGCCGGTCGGCCGCTTCGTTGTTCAACGTGTAAAAATGTCCCCCGAAGGACCCGCTGTTCCTGGATTTGATTGGCACCTGTCACTCAGAGCACCTGAAGCCGGCGGCGCTGGCGCCGAGACACCTGCGGGTTTACCAGCTGCACCTGCGGCGGGGGCTGACCTGCTACCCGCCCAACATCCTCGGCGCCATGCTGGCGAAGAACAAGCTGCGGCGGGACGAGGACGGAGCCCTCGCGCTGCCGGAGGTCACATGGGACATCTTCATGTTAATTAAACGTGACGCATGATGAACGTAGGAATATGCAGAAATTCTTCTCTTTATCTGCAGGGCTTTGACGAAGACAGCGCCGCAGCAGACATGTCCCGCATGGAGGAATACTTCCAGCAGATGGCAGGAGAAGACGTCCCGAGCTCCACCCGCTGCCACGTCACAGCGGCGCCCTCCGAACTGCTCTTCTACCAGGGCCCCGCCTCCCAATCTGTCACCGTCACCAACCACACCAAGGGGAGAGTGTGTCTCCTGTGGACCTCCGAGCCAAAGTCCCCGTTCTCCGTCAGCCCGTCCAGCGGCGAGCTGGGACCCCTGAAGACCACGGCCTTCAGAGTGACCTACTGCCCCCCAGAGGCCAACGGCTTCCATGCTGCGCAGCTGGAGTGCTTCGCGCTCTATACGGTAGGAGacacaccatcatcatcatcatcagcagcagcagcttggtTAGATGGCCATCAAGTCCTCAGCATATGAAGGTGTCGAGGTTTTATCCTGAATAACCATGTTCTGCAGATTCTGAGGGACCACCGGCAGACAGGTGACAGTGTGCTGTCCCCGCCCTGGTGTGTGACAGTGAGGGTGAGCGGCCATTCCTTCCAGCCCGGCAGAGAGCACTTCGTGCCGCGGTACCGCCTGCTGCAGCCTCACGTGGTCAGTTGGACTTTGTCTTACTGTCCAGTGGAACTACTGCGCATATGGTCTTATGCTGGCTGCGACGGTTCTAGGTGTTTCCTGCGGTTCCGCTGGTGTCGTACCGCACGGTTCTCCTGCAGAACACGGGCGACCTGCCTCTCCTCTTCAGGCTGGACCCTCAGCAGTGTCCTCTGGTGACCGTGCTGCCGGCCAGTGGGCTGGTTCTACCCGGATCCCACCAGGTCCTGACGCTCAGGTCCACTCCCTCTGAGACCCGGAGCTCCAGCCTCACCCTCACCCTCACACTGCAGCTCAACGGCAGCACCAAACACACCCAGGTACACGCAGCAAGGTTACCACGGTAACGCCGCCGTGAATGGACAGTaatggtgcgtgtgtgtgtgtgtcaggatctGACTGTGGTGAGCGTGGCCGAGAGACCACGGGTGTGTGTGGAAGGGGACGGGTGTGTGGTCTTTAAACCAACAGGGGTGGGCAGCAGCTCCCGCAGGTGCATCGGCCTGAGGAACATGAGCCGCTTCCCGCTGAACTTCCACTGGAGGGTCTGTGGTCCTGACAAGAACGTCCTGTCCGTAGAACCCAGTTCCGGCACCCTGCACCCCAATGACACCATGGTGACATTTATATAAATACCCATAATATTCACACTTTCAAATCTGTATGGTGTGTCCACCCAAAATGAggctgtctatggtcctgcagtggctagaaatggagataggtgtaaagaaggtgtcggatctggaatttgtccctgtGTCACTGTTTCAGGTGCAGACATGGGTCTTCTGTCCTGGTGAGGAGATGGAGTATAACATGAAGCCTCGTCTCTCCTTCTGGCCAGCCCAGTCCCCTGATTGGAAGAGGTCCCGCCTCTCGCTAAAagcagtgggcgtggcctccaaGGGCTCCATTCAGGTGCGCAGGAGTCCCTCGCGTGTGTGAAATGTTGCACGTTTATTGACGTGTGTGTTTCCCCAGACTGACACCTCCACTGTCCACCTGGGCGTGTTGCTGGTTGGCAGCTGTAAGTCCTTTGAGATTCCAGTCCTCAACAAAGATGCCTGTTCTGTCAGCTTCAGCCTCACAGTGGAGCAAAGCCTCATGGACCCTGATCTTCCTCGGAAGGGGGACCAAGAGCCGCTCGGTAAGAAAGGACGTGCGTGGAGACAAGTTGAACCCGCACCAGGTCCATACCCATCTTCTGTCTCGTTCTGTCTCTCGTGCAGTCTTGGACTTGGATCCTTCCAGTGGGACCATTCCTGCCCAGTCCTGTATGATGGTCCGTGGCACAGTTAAACCAGCAGGCCGCGCCGACTACTGCTGGACCGTCCGCTACCAGATCCTCAGCTCCTCTGGTACTTTACAGCACCCCCGCTTGGGGTAGTCCTGGTTTAGTTTTGTTGTCACATCCATCTCCTGTCCCTGTTCTTGCAGGCTCCGCCCCCGGGGAGTGGCAGGTTCTGTGCCAGGTGCGAGGGCAGGGCGTGTTCCCCACTCTGGAGGTGACTGATGCCCGGAGCGGCGGCAGTGTGGAGAGGCTGAGTAAGATGACGCTGTGGTCTCTCTTCTCTCTGGATGCACTAAATGCCCACCTGCGCCAAGACCCCGCCCCGTGTGAGCTCACCAACGGGGTGCCACCCAGATTCAGGCTGCGTCGCTGCCCGTCTGCCTTCACTTCAGCCATTTTGGACTTTAACTTCAGTGCGGCTCCTCTGGGATCAGGCCCATCCTTCGTCTTCCTTATGTTCCAGAACACCGGCAGCCTCCCTGTGGAGTGGTGAGGAGTgtcctgatgtgtgtgtgtgtgtgtgtgtgtgtttacttgcatttgtgtttttcgtGTCCAGGTCCTTTCTATTCCCAGAGGACCAGGAGATAGAACTGGAGTACTGGGCAGAGAGTGGGGAGTTCACCTCCACAGAGCTGCATCAGCTGAAGATGCAGGACCAGCAGCTTTTCTCGGTCTCGCCCGGTTCAGGCAGGCTGCAGCctgaccagcagagggcagtgcAGCTCACCTACAGGTCTGTTCTCTCTTTTACGTTGCTTAGTGCCAGCTTGGTGGCTGTCTACTAATCCCTGAGAGGTTTCTTGTGGCCCAGGCATGACTTCACCGGAACTCACCGCCTGCCAGTCCAGCTGAAGCTTTCCCACGGCAGAGAAATCCTGGTGAGCCCTGCGGGAAACTCATGAGGAACCCATTACATCATGCATTAAATTctcaccccacttactaccatcatgtccctgagcaggacacttaaccctgagtgtctccagggggactgtccctgtaactactgattataaggtgctctggataagggcgtcaaatgtaaatttaaaaccaAGCATGTGAACCAGATGCCAAACTTTACTGAATGTAATAATTTAACAAGAGTTAGATTTCTATATATCTGTTTCACGCAATATGTCAGTTACAACTCACAGTTGTGGCGTCTTTTCACAGCTGAACTTCGAGGGAGTGACTGTGGACAGGGACATGCTCTACCTGCACTACGCTTCCAGCAGCCACACCTTCGCTCCTGTTCCCATCGGAGGATTTAACCCCCCGAAACAGGTCTGCAGCAGTCTCCCCTGCCCCCATATTCCATGTGGTCCCTGCGTGATTCATCTAGTCCTGGTGATGTGTCCCTGGTCCAGGTGTATGAACTGTACAACGGCGGCGCCCTGCCGCTCACGTACCACGTTGACACTGGGCCCCTGGAGCAGCTGACAGCAGAGAACTTCGGCCACCCCGTCCTGACCTGCCTAAACCCCCATGGGGAGGTGGAGCCTGGGCACGCTGCCCTGATGGAGTGGCTCTTCTCTCCCCTGGAGGCCAAAACCTACAGCGTGAGTTTCTCACTGCGCCATGTGCCTGCGTGCATTACGAATGAAAAATGTCCCATTCTGTAACTGTAAAAAGGGTTTGGCTCTGCTGACAGGTGGACGTCCCCATTTCGGTGTTGGAGGGTGACACCATGTTGGTGCGATTTGAGGGTTGTGGCATGGACATCAGAGACCAAGAGAGACCCGTCCCCATCCAGCCTGGGCCCATCAGCATGCCCTGCACTCAGAGAGTACCTTTACCTGGACAGGTGAGAGACATATCACGTAATACCTGACCCTCACCCAAACAAACCCAGACGACATCCACCAGAAATATCTCCAGGTGGTGTTCCTCTCGGAGGACAGGGTTTGTCTGGGGGACATCCCAGTTTGCTCTTGCAGCACCCGCATCCTCTTCATCACCAACGTCTCCATGGCGGACAGGGTGCTCTTCACGTGGACCGTGGCGGACGAGGTAGAGCATGTGATGGTGAGCGAGCGTGCTTGTGTGGCTCAGCGTGTGTGTTTGACCCCGCCCCTTTGTCCGCAGGCGGTGCGGATTGTTCCGGAGCGCGGCTGCCTGGCAGCCGGGCAGTCGGCCCTGTTGGTCCTCTCTCTGTGCGCCTCCGGCAGGCCCTCCTTCTACCAGCTGGACCTCATCTGTGAGGTGAGAGCCGCACCCACACTGCTGAAGCAGTACCAGGCAAAAAGATCCATATTTCCAATCCTGTGGTACAGGTCACCCTGGCAGCGGCCCTGGCACGACACCACTCCGCCCTGCTGAGgtgggaggaggagcaggagaggcgTCAGGAGGAGTTCACCATCACCGACCTCAGTGCCACACCGACCCCACTGGCACATCACCGGCCTCAGGTCAGCGCCAGAGAGCTTGCTCCACCCCCATAATAACACATCTCACTTCATGCCATGTGGCTGAACCCTGTTTTCCTTGGAGCAGAGCGCTGTAGTCTCAGAACACAAAGCGGGTGCCATTTTCAGAACGTATAAGGTACGGAACTTTATTACACCGAGGGTTGCTGCAACAAAGGTGTCCACGCAAACCTAGTGGTTCTCCACATCGCTTTCTTGCAGACACTTCCTCCCATTCGCAGCAGCAGTCGGGCAGAACGCCGAGCCCGGAGCAGGAGAGGCGGGGCGCGGGTGTGGATGAGGCCGGAGGCGCCCAGACCAATGCTGCTCCACCTGGGCCTCACCGCCCGTTCACACTCCCTGCTGGAGTTCCAGGCCTCCTTCCCCTCACAGGTCAACAAGCACACCGTCCTGAGGTAATGCACATCGTCCACAGAGACTCGTCATATCAATGCAAAAATAGCTGATTCATCATAAACAAGCATACTGTAAAAACGTGGGAAAAGCTGGGAAGACGTGTCAATTAGGCGGATAAATGAACAAATTGAAAATACGGTAAATTCTGGACCGTATTTAGGGTGCACCTGTATATAAGCCGCACATAcaaatttttaaatgtaaaagacatTGTACATAAATAAGCCACAGTTGTCTATAAGCAGCAGGTGTCCCAGttgaaacatgaaatattaacgttaacaacttttttttttcagaacagtgcttttatcAGTGCTTTCCATATAATGTGACTTCCAAAAACTTGCAGTTTTCAAAGCGTGTGAAAACGTAGCGTCTTATTTGCTGGAATTTATGATATACAACCAAGCCAGCAGGAAGTACAGATGATCATGTTTAGTAAAGTACGTCAAAAATTCATCACAGTAATTCCGTATTCCCCTAGTTTCCTAGTTTAATAAAGTACCACAAAAAATCATCACAGTAATTCCGTATTCTCCTAGTTtataagttttaaaaaaaattgccacaAAACTTCAGCACAGTAATTCCGTATTCTCCTAGTTTATAAGTTTAATAAAGTACCACAAAACTTCAGCACAGTAATTCCGTATTCTCCTAGTTTTCTAGTTTAATAAAATACCGCAAAACTTCATCACGATAATTCCGTATTCTCCTAGTTTTCTAGTTTAATAAAATACCGCAAAACTTCATCACAGTAATTCAGTATTCTCCTAGTTTCCTAGTTTAATAAAGTACCGCAAAACTTCATCACAGTAATTCCGTATTCTCCTAGTTTCCTAGTTTAAAAAAGTACCACAAAACTTCATCACAGTAGTTCTGTATTCTCCTAGTTTCCTAGTTTAATAAAGTACCACAAAACTTCAGCACAGTAATTCCGTATTTTCCTAGTTTATAAGTTTAATAAAGTACTGCAAAACTTCATCACAGTAATTCCGTACTGTCCTAGTTTCCTAGTTTAATAAAGTACCACAAAACTTCATCACGATAATTCCGTATTCTCCTAGTTTCCTAGTTTAATAAAGTACCACAAAACTTCATCACGATAATTCCGTATTCTCCTAGTTTCCTAGTTTAATAAAGTACCACAAAACTTCAGCACAGTAATTCCGTACTGTCCTAGTTTTCTAGTTTAATAAAGTACCACAAAACCTCAGCACAGTAATTCCGTATTCTCCTAGTTTCCTGGTTTAATAAAGTACCGCAAAACTTCATCACAGTAATTCCGTATTCTCCTAGTTTCCTAGTTTAATAAAGTACCACAAATCTTCAGCACAGTAATTCCGTATTCTCCTAGTTTCCTAGTTTAATAAAGTACCGCAAAACTTCATCACAGTAATTCCGTATTCTCCTAGTTTCCTAGTTTAATAAACTACCACAAAACTTCAGCACGATAATTCCGTATTCTCCTAGTTTTCTAGTTTAATAAAGTACCACAAAACTTCATTACAGTAATTCCGTATTCTCCTACTTTCCTAGTTTAATAAAGTACCACAAAACTTCAGCACAGTAATTCCGTACTGTCCTAGTTTTCTAGTTTAATAAAGTACCACAAAACCTCAGCACAGTAATTCCGTATTCTCCTAGTTTCCTAGTTTAATAAAGTACCGCAAAACTTCATCACAGTAATTCCGTATTCTCCTAGTTTCCTAGTTTAATAAAGTACCACAAATCTTCAGCACAGTAATTCCGTATTCTCCTAGTTTCCTAGTTTAATAAAGTACCGCAAAACTTCATCACAGTAATTCCGTATTCTCCTAGTTTCCTAGTTTAATAAACTACCACAAAACTTCAGCACGATAATTCCGTATTCTCCTAGTTTTCTAGTTTAATAAAGTACCACAAAACTTCATTACAGTAATTCCGTATTCTCCTACTTTCCTAGTTTAATAAAGTACCACAAAACTTCAGTACAGTAATTCCGTATTCTGCTAGTTTTCCAGTTTAATAAAGTACCGCAAAACTTCATCACGGTAATTCCGTATTCTCCTAGTTTCCTAGTTTAATAAAGTACCACAAAACTTCAGTACAGTAATTCCGTATTCTCCTAGTTTCCTAGTTTAATAAAGTACCACAAAACTTCATCACGATAACTCCATATTCTCCTAGTTTTCTAGTTTAATAAAGTACCACAAAACTTCATTACAGTAATTTCGTATTCTCCTAGTTTTCTAGTTTAATAAAGTACCACAAAACTTCAGTACAGTAATTCCGTATTCTGCTAGTTTTCCAGTTTAATAAAGTACCACAAAACTTCAGTACAGTAATTCCGTATTCTGCTAGTTTTCCAGTTTAATAAAGTACCGCAAAACTTCATCACGGTAATTCCGTATTCTCCTAGTTTCCTAGTTTAATAAACTACCACAAAACTTCAGCACGATAATTCCGTATTCTCCTAGTTTTCTAGTTTAATAAAGTACCACAAAACTTCATTACAGTAATTCCGTATTCTCCTACTTTCCTAGTTTAATAAAGTACCACAAAACTTCAGTACAGTAATTCCGTATTCTGCTAGTTTTCCAGTTTAATAAAGTACCGCAAAACTTCATCACGGTAATTCCGTATTCTCCTAGTTTCCTAGTTTAATAAAGTACCACAAAACTTCAGTACAGTAATTCCGTATTCTCCTAGTTTCCTAGTTTAATAAAGTACCACAAAACTTCATCACGATAACTCCATATTCTCCTAGTTTTCTAGTTTAATAAAGTACCACAAAACTTCATTACAGTAATTTCGTATTCTCCTAGTTTTCTAGTTTAATAAAGTACCACAAAACTTCAGTACAGTAATTCCGTATTCTGCTAGTTTTCCAGTTTAATAAAGTACCACAAAACTTCAGTACAGTAATTCCGTATTCTGCTAGTTTTCCAGTTTAATAAAGTACCGCAAAACTTCATCACGGTAATTCCGTATTCTCCTAGTTTCCTAG belongs to Denticeps clupeoides chromosome 9, fDenClu1.1, whole genome shotgun sequence and includes:
- the cfap65 gene encoding cilia- and flagella-associated protein 65 isoform X3; this encodes MLADVRSKTPNSGRLWTKPPQVRGRSRFLGVETWAELVWESWELGREFTKTLTLKNVHCKLQKLHFRPPASRAFTTLSPQTITLSPGTSFGLPVTFRPLDLCEHHDSIEFQSRQGSFTVSLRASVPQHALQLPEEVSLPICAVQGTTQTSFTFRNASTMETGFHWEVGAPFRLSPESGVLEPGAESRVNVSFRPQEARPYQEEASCVFGDGGTNRCAVLLRGISKYPHLQINAAPTDQGSSLLPFDEVPVGGTKEKFFHLQNVSSVSASFRLSWLRRPALMERVFGCELREGLVSPGSSVRVPVSFAPVAVDTCSVDYLSLSCPGAPGRRLLKLTGSGCGPAVSLGASVVDFGRVDEGQGAERSVRLTNSGTAEAHYQFDVGTDGHSVFVLDRPCGTVPAHGSTALRLHFRPRHPVTHHRRVACVLLHQDPLFLDLIGTCHSEHLKPAALAPRHLRVYQLHLRRGLTCYPPNILGAMLAKNKLRRDEDGALALPEGFDEDSAAADMSRMEEYFQQMAGEDVPSSTRCHVTAAPSELLFYQGPASQSVTVTNHTKGRVCLLWTSEPKSPFSVSPSSGELGPLKTTAFRVTYCPPEANGFHAAQLECFALYTILRDHRQTGDSVLSPPWCVTVRVSGHSFQPGREHFVPRYRLLQPHVVFPAVPLVSYRTVLLQNTGDLPLLFRLDPQQCPLVTVLPASGLVLPGSHQVLTLRSTPSETRSSSLTLTLTLQLNGSTKHTQDLTVVSVAERPRVCVEGDGCVVFKPTGVGSSSRRCIGLRNMSRFPLNFHWRVCGPDKNVLSVEPSSGTLHPNDTMVQTWVFCPGEEMEYNMKPRLSFWPAQSPDWKRSRLSLKAVGVASKGSIQTDTSTVHLGVLLVGSCKSFEIPVLNKDACSVSFSLTVEQSLMDPDLPRKGDQEPLVLDLDPSSGTIPAQSCMMVRGTVKPAGRADYCWTVRYQILSSSGSAPGEWQVLCQVRGQGVFPTLEVTDARSGGSVERLSKMTLWSLFSLDALNAHLRQDPAPCELTNGVPPRFRLRRCPSAFTSAILDFNFSAAPLGSGPSFVFLMFQNTGSLPVEWSFLFPEDQEIELEYWAESGEFTSTELHQLKMQDQQLFSVSPGSGRLQPDQQRAVQLTYRHDFTGTHRLPVQLKLSHGREILLNFEGVTVDRDMLYLHYASSSHTFAPVPIGGFNPPKQVYELYNGGALPLTYHVDTGPLEQLTAENFGHPVLTCLNPHGEVEPGHAALMEWLFSPLEAKTYSVDVPISVLEGDTMLVRFEGCGMDIRDQERPVPIQPGPISMPCTQRVPLPGQVVFLSEDRVCLGDIPVCSCSTRILFITNVSMADRVLFTWTVADEAVRIVPERGCLAAGQSALLVLSLCASGRPSFYQLDLICEVTLAAALARHHSALLRWEEEQERRQEEFTITDLSATPTPLAHHRPQSAVVSEHKAGAIFRTYKTLPPIRSSSRAERRARSRRGGARVWMRPEAPRPMLLHLGLTARSHSLLEFQASFPSQVNKHTVLRSLQSGTEAADVPTATLFKDLPPHVPERDIITDTITSIIRSLLEDPQFQQTLLQEDNEPVPFFIQLGPPHAPPSHSPQPVIPGTSPAGLEMSQSGAPCRTTGTGVKPEIPECRDVHKAAVQENIRRLPELGELVEDILLNTLQNLMTEAFLGEMVLTAQPRIITLPPSRSRRSLSGRSSSQPEAERGRESPEDEK